The sequence TTAGATCAAAGCCGTTCGCGGAGAGCAGGAAGGCCGTACGCGCTGATAGCGGCGACGACCTCGCTCGCAACAGCCTTGGCATCAGCATCCTCGTCCAGATCCCACCAGACGTCCCTGTTCTCAGGCATCAGATGGCCCCGGCGGCAGGACCAGACGAAACGACCGTAGAAGGTGCCCGGCGAAGGCTTCTCCGGTAGGTGGCTCTGCTCACGCCTGAGCGACTCCCAGACGAGCCGTGACATGGCGCAGAGGTTGACGGTGAACGTCAGGGCCTCGCTCGTGTTGAACCGCGAGGACTGGAACCCCAGCAACGCCCAGGACTCCGGGTCCGGCAGGCTGTACCGGGAGCCCGATCCGTTGAGGCCGAGGACGCGTAGAGCAGGAGCAATATCGTCGCGCAGCATCGCACGATAGGTAGCCTGCACGTCGCCCACGTCATCACCCGCTCTGGTCTGAGGACCAGAACCTAGCGTCAGGCATGAACGACCCGGGGCGCTGCCCAGCCAGGTCACCCGTTGCGGCTCGCCTATCGGCTGGCCGATGATGTTGAGCACGAGCACGGCTAGGAGGAGGGGCAGCGTTGCGCGAGCAGGCCGACCGCCTCACACTGATCGATCGCTGGCACCACTTCGTACTGAACCGACCGGTCCTCGTGCATCCTGGCGAGACGATCTGGCACGAAGACGACCACCTCCAGGTCCAGCGGCTCGATGGGCGAGTGGACGCTTACCCCGGCGGTATCTGTCGCTGCAGGTGCCGGGACGGGGAGCGGTAGCGACGCACGTGGTCCGACAT comes from Micromonospora vinacea and encodes:
- a CDS encoding DUF4304 domain-containing protein; translation: MGDVQATYRAMLRDDIAPALRVLGLNGSGSRYSLPDPESWALLGFQSSRFNTSEALTFTVNLCAMSRLVWESLRREQSHLPEKPSPGTFYGRFVWSCRRGHLMPENRDVWWDLDEDADAKAVASEVVAAISAYGLPALRERL